CTTGAACTTGGCGATGTCTTTGCTGCCTTGGATGAGATGGGCGAGGCCGACGGCGCCGAACACGGTGAGGGAGATCATCGGAAGTCCGTACCGGATGAACGGGTGCCTCCTGCCCCATCTCTTGAACGATTTATTCGCCGACTCTACTTTTGCTCTGTCCACGCTTGTCATCTCTTCAACTAAAACCATTAACAAAgaataaatgaaacaaattagAAATCATGGtagaacaaatccaaaacaaacccagaccCAGGTCCCTAATCTTTCCTCCTCGAAATCTCACATCAAATCCAGAATACAAAATCCCAAATTATATGGCATATAAACTCCGTAAACCCAACCTGTCTTACTTGCCCCACCAGTATTAACGATGAAGATCGATGCCAGCCTTCAATCGAACGCACTACAATATCAGAGGCGTTTTCTTTATTGGATTCAGTAAACTCGAGAGCAAAACCTGCATATCCTAAATCAAGCACTGTTTTTATTCATTGCGTTCGAGGGCAACATAGTCATTTACCTGTTTGTACATAATTCATGTTTCTCGAACAATTGCTTGTACATAATTCGTGTAAACACAAGATTCGACTAAGTGATGTTTCATGTGTTTTGATATATAGTTCTAAAAACTAATGCCAAAATGATTGAGTCCTGAAACTTTAGCAAAAAAATGAGCACTGAAAGTCTGAAACAATTATTAGGAACATCATATTGATCGACCGGGATAACTGAGATGAGGTATTGTGGTAAATTTACCTctaatatttttcatttctaagttttttttttttaaataaaaaatttcttctctccttttatttaatttcaaaaagaatatataccaTATATTAACACATATATTAACACAAGATCTCCACACATGCAATGCAATGCAACCTTACTAGGGACCTTGGCATTCCATATAGCTGCCCATAATTTCTTATAAGGATCAGGGTGTGCATGGAGACCCAGAACCAATCCCAAAGCTACATCTCTAGCCATATAATATGCACTATTAGTTGAAATAAGTGAAATCTTTGGTTAAACAAATTATATTGCTCTAGTCACTAATTAGTGAAAACTACACATTAATTTATTCTGACACTCACGTGAAATTGGTGAAAGGTTATTACGTGGTCGCTGAACCTAATTTAATGTCCATACCGGTCAATATTTCTTAACTGACACATACATTTTCACGTGAAATTAATCAGAATATTGACTGTTAACTGTAACTTAATAAAGTTTAGTCTCTATATTGATTTTGTCGCCCAGTCTATTATAAATTAATACGCTAAACTTCTTCCAATATACATGAACTCTTACATAGAAATATCTCTTACGTCATGGTTTCAATCTATTTCTAACTAACACATACATTTTCATGTGAAATTAGTCATAGTGTTGACTGTAACCTAATAAAATTTAGTCTCTGTATTGATTTTGTCGCCCAATCTATTATAAATACAGCATAAACGTACTTCTTCCAAAAGCATGAACTCTTATTTAGAGATATCTCTTAAGTCATGGTTTCCAAACAATTTGAGATTGTATGTCATTATTCTCCAGAACAGATCTTTTTATCAGACTCCGACACTCCATTCAGGAAGTTTGAACACATCCTTGAACACATATGGGGTCATGGGGGTTGCATCCTTAACATTATTCAAGGAAAATTAAGTTGTCTGAATAGAAACGGGTGGTATGGGAAAATTGGAGAGCAGAAGCTACTCGGCGGAGTGTGCTCTAACTGGCCCTGGTATTCATCTTTACATTTGAGCTTCCATTTTGTTTATATACGATCTTTACAAGGAAGCAATATTTTTGATCTAATTGTGTTTAATATTCGACAGGAAATTTGGCCCTAACTGTGTGGAGAGGGTATACGTACATCGGCCAGTTGGGCAGCCACCACTGTTCGGAAAGGTTGTGTTCCGATCAGTACTCATGCCGGCGCTGGTCCTTGAGGGCAAGGATTTGCAAAAGTATCTGGTAGATGGTTATCCGATATGGTGCAAAAAATATGACAGAAAGAAGGCTCAGCAAAGTAGACAATTAGAACCCTAGttagttttgaaaattaattttatcatCTTGATTGTTGACTGGCTAGTTTTGTGCGAGGAATAATTAGTGGGATCGATCGATATTAGATTACTTTAAGATTTTTTTGTGACCAATTTTCTGGTCACTTCTTATGGGATATGGATTATGTGAATGGTATTGAGGATTTAACTTGTAGAATTCGCTTTATGAAATGTTCATAAAATAGATTTGAGCAGTTGCAATGTATGTTGTCCATCCAGATATGTTTATACAAATTACTGTTACACACGTAGAGTTGTAATGAAACAGACCAAGGTGAAAACCCTCGAGTTTCGTTATAAAGATGAAACGCCGGCAGTTGCCAAATCCTCCATGAAAGAGAACTTAGTCCTATGCTAAATTTGTACCCAAAGAAGAGGCACACAAGTTGGTTATCTTAAAGAAATGAGTTTTGGTTTCATGTATTTAGCAAGATAATAGAAAAAAGAACTCCAAAAACAGAAGGATATATCGAGATGGTAATTCTATAAGACATGAGCTTGAACAAACGTACtctgttgttttctgaaaaataTACATGAAATTTAAGTTATTTTTGCTGCATTTGCTTCTTTAAATTTCCAAGAGGTCCAAAAGTAGTCTTCTTTACCTCCTCTTTGCCACAAATACAATTGCTAGTGTTCAAATTTTTACCACAATTGAGACACAGACCCTTGCAATTTGGATTACATGTTGCAGAGATAGTAATCTCCAGATGTACCGAGTCTCTTATGTGCTTTGAAATGTCTATTTGTTTGTCCTCAGGGCGGAAATACAGCTGATCCTCGAAATCAATTGAGTCGTCATCATCTTCCTCCCCTTGGTCACCAAATCCAGTATGAGTTTTAACCTTGTCTCCATATATCACTCCCATATTGATGATATCAGGTTCTTCTACAGGTTCATCAGTTAGGAGAAGTGAAAAGTTGGAGAAGATGGACTCAGCTGCTGGGTCACCACACCTTTCACACAAACATGAAATGTTTTATCAGCGTGGTTTTTTAATAAATGGAAATGCGGGAAAGAAATAATTacattttctttcatcttttacCCTTTAATTCTCAGATTTCATTACAATATCAAACTTATTTGCACCAACCTGCTCACAGTTGTTTGAAAATAGAACCAACATTCCTTGGCAGGAGAGGTGAATAGATATCCTCTTATTACATCTATATTTGACTCCCGTTACCCCAATTTCAATCTAACATGTAAAGCTCATTGGCTTTCCACCTTAAGTAAACTGCTGATTTCCACCAGTGAAGCATCTGCTACCTACTTGAATGTGTTTCTACAGCTGACCTAATAGAGGTGTTATCAGATCAAACATAAATGTCAGACACACATCCTAGTCTCTAAACCAAAACTGTCTTGTTATTAGCTAATTACAGTACTACGAGTTAAACTAACTAAACTGATTATTCCACACACAGGGATTTGACTACCACCTCCTATCTCATACATAGAGTGTTTAGATGAAGacatattttcttttccaaatatATTCATGCAGATCTAACCAACATGGTCAAAACAGCACTAGCAAAAGTGAATTTGACATGTAATGAAAAATTAGCTTAAAAAATTGCAAGTGCATAGACATGGGGCACACATCCTAGTCTCTAAAGTCTAAACCAAAAGTGTCTTGTTATTAGCTACAGGACTACGAGTCAAACCAAGGACAACTAAACTGATTATTTCACAGACAGGGATTTGACTACAACCTCCAATCTCATACAAAGAGCATTTCGATGAAGACATATTTTCTTTTCCAGATATAGTCATGCAGATCTAACCAACATGGGGATCAAGACAGCACTAGCAAAAGTGAATTTGATAGGTTCTGAAAAATCAGCTTAAAAAATTTCAAGTGCAAAGACACGGGCATATCAAAAAGTGAACACAATACAGTGCATAACAGGGAAATAAGCAATTAGTGCGTACCTGTTGCAAGTCAATGTGATAACAGTTTTGATGATCCCATCAAGCCTCAACTTCTGCTTCCTCCTTGTGATGTCAATAGAGATCTGAACTGGTGTGCCATTTGGATAATCCTTCACAGCTTTAGTGACCCGTAACCCCATCACCGAAGCCCTAGATTTGGAGACCTCTGTAGAAAGGTTTCCCAAGCCAAGCCTCTCTAATGTTGTACAGTACTCAACATGTGTTATCGAAGCGTTTCTCTTGTAAATAACAGCCCCTTCCCAGGGTGAATCTAtatcttcaccatcttcattTCCTTGATCACCCAAATCAAGAAAAACTGTGTCCTCATCAGTGAAGGATTGAAAATTGGGTTTTGTGCAATTGATCACAGTGGACATTGAAATACCATTTGGTTTCCTTCTCAACCCTGTATGGATATTCTCAGTAATGCAAGATGGATACTTACATTGAATAAAGGGAAAGTATGAAACTTTAGAAGCATTCTCACAAGATCTTAACTTAGAAACGCTGTGTTTGTTAAAATAAGAAGAGGTGAGTATGGAGGATGAGGTTACAACGAATGACATTTTAGTCTTCAAACTCTGTCAAGGCCTCTAATAACTACGACAGGGAATGACGCATGCTGTGAAATGCTGGATATTAACAACTATTCGTAGCCTGTAACAATATGGCCCTAATAGGATTAGTCGAGTACGAAACTCTGGAAGTGAATTGGCACAATCATATCTGCAAGAGAGTAAGAACTAGTTCAGACCAAAACGAAAGCCCAGATAATGATAATCACAGTAGAGCCAATTACACATTAAATAAACTTGGCCCATATTGAAACACCAGATAATGAAATTTTCACTGAGCAAAGTAAACTGCAGGGTGCAGTTTGAAGAAGACCCAAGAGACAAAACATGAACAAAACTTTCCCTCAAGATTCTTTTCAGTAATCAAAATGGGGTAAGCTGTCAAGAGAAGTCTGAAAGGAAATTTGAGCTAGGCATTTCAACAAACACCTTAGGCACAAGAAACCCAAGTCTTCTACTTTCTAACAATTTGAGATTGCTTAACACCCAGAAAGTAGTAATCTTTCAAGTAGTTAAATAACTCCAAGCACAACAAACCCAGAAACTAAAATGAACTAAGAAGATGGAAAATCTACATAAGCATATGTGGGTAGAAAGAGAGATTAAATTACTGAAATGTGAACCCAAATGCGTGAAGAAGAATATGTAAGAAGAGATAGGGAGAATAGAGTACTTACAGTGACCATGAAAGCTATGTTCTTTGGTAGAGCAGAGAGCTAAAAGATAAAAGAGAAGATGTGTAGCAGCTCTGCAAATATGCAAAGCTTTGCTTCTTTGCAAAGAGGTAAAGAGTCGCTAATGTGAAATCACTATTTGCGCTTTAGTCCTGGTTTTCAGTCGAATTTGCTTtcaatctctctcttttttgttttttgatacaaaaaaatttacatcacaaaactaaagagaaaagtCCCGAAGGCAACCAGAGTTAAGTAAATCAAAACTATTAACTAGAGCTGCTGAAGGAGGCAACTAGCTGCACATCCAAGATTGAATTTGTTTTCATCCTCTAAatacttttattgattttagggttattatatatgaaatttgggaTTTATCTCTACTCTAATTATATAAATGCATGAAAAGTTGATAACTGAAGTCCTGAACTCTGTATATTTTGATCACAACCGGAATTCAAAGTgtttca
This portion of the Rosa chinensis cultivar Old Blush chromosome 1, RchiOBHm-V2, whole genome shotgun sequence genome encodes:
- the LOC112199061 gene encoding large ribosomal RNA subunit accumulation protein YCED homolog 1, chloroplastic isoform X2, which gives rise to MSTVINCTKPNFQSFTDEDTVFLDLGDQGNEDGEDIDSPWEGAVIYKRNASITHVEYCTTLERLGLGNLSTEVSKSRASVMGLRVTKAVKDYPNGTPVQISIDITRRKQKLRLDGIIKTVITLTCNRCGDPAAESIFSNFSLLLTDEPVEEPDIINMGVIYGDKVKTHTGFGDQGEEDDDDSIDFEDQLYFRPEDKQIDISKHIRDSVHLEITISATCNPNCKGLCLNCGKNLNTSNCICGKEEVKKTTFGPLGNLKKQMQQK
- the LOC112199061 gene encoding large ribosomal RNA subunit accumulation protein YCED homolog 1, chloroplastic isoform X1, with the translated sequence MSFVVTSSSILTSSYFNKHSVSKLRSCENASKVSYFPFIQCKYPSCITENIHTGLRRKPNGISMSTVINCTKPNFQSFTDEDTVFLDLGDQGNEDGEDIDSPWEGAVIYKRNASITHVEYCTTLERLGLGNLSTEVSKSRASVMGLRVTKAVKDYPNGTPVQISIDITRRKQKLRLDGIIKTVITLTCNRCGDPAAESIFSNFSLLLTDEPVEEPDIINMGVIYGDKVKTHTGFGDQGEEDDDDSIDFEDQLYFRPEDKQIDISKHIRDSVHLEITISATCNPNCKGLCLNCGKNLNTSNCICGKEEVKKTTFGPLGNLKKQMQQK
- the LOC112169866 gene encoding uncharacterized protein LOC112169866, whose protein sequence is MVSKQFEIVCHYSPEQIFLSDSDTPFRKFEHILEHIWGHGGCILNIIQGKLSCLNRNGWYGKIGEQKLLGGVCSNWPWKFGPNCVERVYVHRPVGQPPLFGKVVFRSVLMPALVLEGKDLQKYLVDGYPIWCKKYDRKKAQQSRQLEP